Proteins encoded together in one Terriglobus saanensis SP1PR4 window:
- a CDS encoding glycosyltransferase family 2 protein — MRPVRNLRLRRPLYERYGGRLRPAVIILTFNSAETIATTLRSVRSLTDEIILVDSGSTDETIQLATELGAFVVSHPFENYGAQRNWAIDNLEITKTWQLHLDADEDVSEDLAREIEAIPESTAMDGFLVARYLKFMGRVLRHNLAPTYHMRLFRSGKGRCEARMYDQHFICSGPIGTLKHSMVDDIRMPLTEWTRRHNQWADAEVKELRMKRANAEIQGRWFGNKIQVKRRLRQCYENLPLFVRPGILFIYRYILTGGFLDGHEGLIFCVLQTFWFRFLIDAKLFEADRQSATK; from the coding sequence TTGCGGCCTGTCCGCAACCTGCGGCTTCGCCGCCCGCTGTATGAGCGATACGGAGGACGTTTGCGACCCGCAGTCATTATCCTGACCTTCAATTCGGCGGAGACAATCGCTACGACTCTTCGTAGTGTTCGAAGCCTGACAGACGAGATTATCCTCGTTGATTCCGGAAGTACGGACGAGACAATCCAGTTGGCAACAGAACTCGGAGCGTTCGTCGTGAGTCATCCGTTTGAGAACTATGGTGCACAGCGGAACTGGGCAATCGACAACCTCGAAATTACCAAGACTTGGCAGTTGCATCTGGATGCCGATGAAGATGTGTCTGAGGATCTGGCTCGTGAAATCGAGGCCATTCCTGAAAGTACTGCCATGGATGGATTTCTCGTCGCCCGTTATTTGAAGTTCATGGGCCGAGTCCTTCGACACAATCTCGCTCCCACTTATCACATGAGATTATTTCGCTCAGGAAAGGGGCGCTGCGAGGCGCGGATGTACGATCAGCACTTTATCTGCTCTGGCCCGATTGGAACGTTGAAGCATTCGATGGTCGATGACATCAGGATGCCCCTTACTGAATGGACTCGACGGCATAACCAGTGGGCGGATGCGGAAGTCAAAGAGTTGCGAATGAAGCGTGCCAACGCGGAGATACAGGGTCGATGGTTTGGCAATAAGATCCAGGTAAAGCGGCGCTTGCGGCAGTGTTATGAGAATCTCCCGCTGTTCGTTCGTCCAGGGATTCTTTTCATTTATCGCTACATTTTGACCGGTGGATTTCTTGATGGCCATGAGGGGCTTATCTTCTGTGTGTTGCAGACCTTCTGGTTTCGCTTTCTCATTGACGCTAAATTGTTTGAAGCAGATAGGCAAAGCGCCACAAAGTAG
- a CDS encoding glycosyltransferase family 4 protein — protein MLLATEFAKAGAEVTVVTETGGGHDYPFAVVRQPSVSKLLELGRQSDVIFQNNISLKTLLPLFLLFKPIFVTHHTWLTRSGGKTGWQDLLKRTVLRFCYNVTPSRALAEHLPVHAEVIGNPFEMESFLLLREMPKDRDIVFMGRLVSDKGCDLAIEALAQLKQMGLEPSFTVIGNGPDREKLEALALKLSVAQQVTFAGYLATQRAVEVARHKVLVVPSRWAEPFGLVALEGIAAGCAIVATSDGGLGEAVGDCGILVPNGDSNLLALALQSVLYDTEEREAMVARGPAHLRIHRPEYVAERYLEMFRTVTDVGLHKSALPGRSAC, from the coding sequence ATGCTTCTCGCTACGGAGTTTGCGAAGGCGGGAGCAGAGGTCACAGTGGTGACCGAAACAGGCGGTGGGCATGACTATCCTTTTGCTGTAGTGCGGCAACCAAGCGTCTCCAAGTTACTTGAGTTGGGGCGGCAGTCTGATGTGATCTTTCAAAACAATATTTCGCTGAAGACACTGCTCCCTCTCTTTCTATTGTTCAAGCCTATCTTCGTCACTCACCATACCTGGCTGACGCGCTCAGGTGGGAAAACGGGCTGGCAGGATTTACTGAAGCGTACCGTGCTGCGCTTTTGTTACAACGTGACACCGAGCCGAGCTTTGGCAGAGCATCTTCCTGTTCACGCGGAGGTCATAGGCAATCCATTTGAGATGGAGAGCTTCCTGCTGCTACGGGAGATGCCGAAAGATAGAGACATCGTCTTCATGGGGCGTCTGGTTTCGGACAAAGGCTGTGATCTTGCCATCGAAGCTTTGGCACAGTTGAAACAGATGGGACTGGAGCCTTCCTTCACGGTGATTGGCAATGGGCCGGATCGCGAGAAGCTTGAAGCTTTGGCTTTGAAGCTTAGCGTCGCGCAACAGGTTACCTTCGCTGGATATCTTGCAACGCAGCGTGCTGTCGAGGTCGCCAGGCATAAGGTGCTTGTTGTTCCTTCCCGTTGGGCAGAGCCTTTTGGATTGGTGGCGCTCGAAGGGATTGCCGCAGGCTGTGCCATTGTGGCTACCTCGGATGGCGGGTTAGGTGAAGCTGTAGGGGACTGTGGGATTCTGGTGCCCAATGGCGACTCGAACCTCCTCGCTTTGGCATTGCAGAGCGTTCTTTACGACACGGAGGAGCGTGAGGCGATGGTCGCAAGAGGACCTGCTCATTTGAGAATTCATCGACCGGAGTATGTTGCTGAGCGATACCTGGAGATGTTCCGTACGGTAACCGATGTGGGCCTCCATAAAAGCGCTCTGCCCGGACGGTCGGCGTGTTAG
- a CDS encoding glycosyltransferase, with protein MRLLQIVPRLRPAHDGIGENALRLAECLRSDHDLHTNFLIGDPSWKGPEEIEGFPVRSLSARSKTNLKAELASFLAPSEPAAVLLQFAPYGYEKRGIPFWLISGVKELQRETPFKLLTMFHELNAGRGTPWSSTFWLSHLQKRLILQIARESHVTLTNAAYHRKLLERWGIRTGPLLPIFSSVGEPSFLAPWSARKRQVVVFGRASHRKLTYVEGLAALDRICKLIDAHTIIDIGEPFDLSSVSQSLGIPITSCGRLSDEEVSLRMQQSQGSFLYYPDALLSKSSVFGATCAHGTIPFVSSQNDPNLSSSEFEKNLDYIKVNATGALPALPDLAEMSSMVYQRYQSRSSSANASLLASLINN; from the coding sequence TTGAGATTGCTTCAGATCGTGCCCAGGCTACGTCCCGCCCATGATGGAATCGGTGAAAATGCTCTTCGGCTAGCCGAGTGTTTACGAAGCGATCATGACCTGCACACTAATTTCCTGATCGGCGATCCATCCTGGAAGGGCCCGGAGGAAATCGAAGGATTCCCCGTACGATCGCTTTCCGCGCGCAGCAAAACCAATCTAAAAGCAGAGCTTGCAAGCTTTCTCGCTCCCTCTGAACCTGCTGCTGTACTTCTGCAGTTCGCTCCCTACGGTTACGAAAAGCGCGGCATTCCCTTCTGGCTCATCAGCGGCGTCAAGGAGCTTCAACGTGAGACACCATTCAAGCTGCTTACGATGTTTCACGAACTCAACGCTGGTCGAGGCACACCCTGGAGCAGCACCTTTTGGCTTTCTCATCTGCAGAAGCGGTTGATTCTCCAGATTGCGCGAGAGAGTCACGTTACCTTGACGAACGCCGCCTACCACCGGAAGTTGCTGGAACGCTGGGGCATCCGAACCGGGCCACTGCTGCCCATCTTCTCCTCTGTTGGCGAGCCGTCATTTTTAGCGCCTTGGTCAGCAAGAAAGAGACAGGTCGTGGTCTTCGGAAGAGCTTCCCATCGCAAGTTGACATACGTCGAAGGTCTGGCTGCGTTGGACAGGATATGCAAACTGATCGATGCCCACACAATCATCGATATCGGTGAACCCTTCGACCTTTCTTCCGTATCCCAATCCCTGGGAATTCCGATCACCTCCTGCGGTCGCCTCTCCGACGAAGAAGTGAGTTTACGGATGCAGCAGTCCCAGGGTTCGTTTCTTTATTACCCTGATGCACTCTTATCCAAGTCCTCGGTCTTTGGCGCCACCTGCGCCCATGGCACGATCCCGTTTGTTTCCTCACAGAACGATCCCAACTTAAGTTCGAGCGAATTCGAAAAGAATCTCGACTACATCAAGGTAAACGCCACAGGTGCATTACCAGCACTTCCAGACCTCGCAGAGATGTCTTCCATGGTCTATCAGCGCTACCAGTCAAGAAGTTCCAGTGCGAATGCGAGCCTTCTCGCAAGTCTTATCAACAACTAG
- a CDS encoding glycosyltransferase family 2 protein, which translates to MKPSLAILATNYNTWDLTTRCVNACFEQDANHFDKLYIYDDCSPIAFTGTFPEGVTLIRGKKNLGLTKALNVAFSSVEEEIVILFDSDAYPTTPFCLEVARLFESNPKLGLVALRTIGTGGGPSESYTTEPNLWSLLLGQALYAKFESSLADHSGNISVFTCAMAVRKAAFDGIGGFDENFDWLDLDHDFSMRMNRSPWSITIAQDARIFHEGGGTPQETRHRLLRFYKTRWYLLRKFDRIGVPLVAKWLILLRLSIEYAMLKVFGKLLIKNQTRLQDKLEGRKALLQYCYANYR; encoded by the coding sequence TTGAAGCCATCCTTGGCTATCCTGGCGACGAACTACAACACGTGGGACCTCACGACGCGTTGTGTAAACGCCTGCTTCGAACAGGACGCAAACCACTTCGACAAGCTGTACATCTATGACGACTGCTCGCCCATTGCCTTCACGGGCACTTTTCCCGAGGGCGTTACATTGATTCGAGGCAAGAAGAACCTCGGTCTCACCAAGGCTCTGAATGTTGCCTTCTCTTCCGTCGAAGAAGAGATCGTCATTCTCTTCGACTCCGACGCATATCCGACAACGCCCTTCTGCCTGGAAGTAGCCAGGTTATTCGAGTCGAATCCTAAACTCGGTCTCGTTGCGCTGCGAACGATAGGAACGGGCGGTGGTCCCAGCGAATCCTACACAACCGAACCTAACCTTTGGAGTCTTCTCCTCGGCCAGGCACTCTACGCAAAGTTCGAATCATCTCTCGCGGACCACTCTGGAAACATCTCCGTCTTCACCTGCGCCATGGCTGTACGAAAAGCGGCCTTCGACGGGATCGGCGGCTTTGACGAAAACTTCGACTGGCTGGACCTCGATCATGATTTCAGCATGCGCATGAACCGCTCTCCCTGGAGCATAACGATCGCACAGGACGCTCGGATCTTTCACGAAGGCGGCGGAACTCCTCAGGAAACCAGACACCGCCTGCTGCGCTTCTATAAAACCCGCTGGTATCTCTTGCGAAAATTCGATCGCATCGGCGTGCCACTCGTCGCCAAATGGCTCATCTTACTTCGCCTGTCCATCGAATACGCCATGCTAAAAGTCTTTGGCAAGTTACTCATCAAAAATCAGACTCGCCTACAGGACAAACTCGAAGGAAGAAAGGCACTACTCCAGTACTGCTACGCAAACTATCGCTGA
- a CDS encoding cupin domain-containing protein, which translates to MASPEPESHDAMEAFLSLRLKRFFSGPIFYGMKMLSPCPLNMMQRRSFLSLAAGAISATALGQASADTPSSVLHPVDLGQDRLNETHSLGITNIAFKVLTRDTNGELFIIEHTTRKKGGPPRHIHPNQDEWFYVIEGKFLFEVGKDRIVLRQGESILAPRQIPHAWAFDGDKGGKMLISYTPAGKMEEFFREVTKTNAMPKQDAALFAKYDLLLVGPPLSV; encoded by the coding sequence TTGGCATCTCCCGAACCGGAAAGCCACGACGCGATGGAAGCGTTCTTATCACTAAGGTTAAAGCGCTTTTTCAGTGGTCCCATTTTCTATGGAATGAAAATGCTTTCACCGTGTCCTTTAAACATGATGCAGCGTCGTAGTTTTTTGTCACTTGCAGCTGGAGCTATCTCTGCCACAGCCTTGGGTCAGGCTTCCGCAGACACCCCTTCATCGGTCCTCCACCCAGTAGACTTAGGTCAAGACCGCTTGAACGAGACACACAGTCTTGGTATCACCAACATTGCGTTCAAAGTTCTCACGCGGGATACCAATGGCGAACTTTTCATCATCGAACATACCACTCGAAAAAAAGGCGGACCGCCGCGCCATATCCATCCGAACCAGGATGAGTGGTTTTATGTTATCGAAGGCAAGTTTCTTTTTGAAGTAGGCAAAGATCGAATCGTTCTCAGGCAAGGTGAATCAATCCTCGCTCCACGTCAAATTCCTCACGCATGGGCCTTTGACGGAGATAAAGGCGGCAAGATGCTGATCTCGTACACCCCTGCGGGTAAGATGGAGGAATTTTTCCGCGAAGTTACGAAAACCAATGCAATGCCGAAACAGGATGCTGCGCTTTTTGCAAAGTACGACCTTTTGCTGGTTGGACCGCCGCTTTCGGTCTGA
- a CDS encoding acyltransferase family protein, with amino-acid sequence MPKVSGNASPSRPKSGYLPTLDGWRAIAIIAVILNHDVPHYWGFLNTEWVYAYGQPGVDVFFAISGVLICSRLLAEEKKSGRISLSSFYIRRAFRILPPAFLYLLVIALLGALGKIFVYRGELLASLFFYRNYTSLLGHVSGAHQPWFTGHFWSLSVEEHFYLLLPAVLVFWKGRTRIAILSGLALAVMANRAYQLGHRPWDWISFHTDVRLDALLIPAVFAILLQNEKYKGWIAKFTRLWPVLAVLVCFIINGDQTTKFWYMTSLVFLFPCLVIGSMLHPATIFGRILESAPLRYIGKLSYSLYLWQMLFYTGRMYQEKPLGALERWPLNLICTVACALASYYLIERPAIRLGHRFTHAPEVKG; translated from the coding sequence ATGCCTAAAGTCTCAGGGAATGCTTCTCCTTCAAGACCAAAATCCGGCTATCTTCCTACCTTGGACGGATGGCGGGCGATCGCAATCATCGCGGTCATTCTGAATCATGATGTACCGCATTACTGGGGCTTTTTAAACACCGAATGGGTTTATGCCTACGGACAACCGGGTGTCGATGTCTTTTTTGCCATCAGCGGCGTTCTTATCTGTTCTCGCCTTTTAGCTGAAGAGAAAAAGTCCGGACGTATCTCGCTTAGCAGCTTCTATATTCGCCGTGCTTTCAGAATTCTGCCGCCGGCGTTCTTGTATCTTCTTGTGATTGCGCTCCTGGGCGCGTTGGGTAAGATCTTTGTCTATCGTGGCGAGTTGTTGGCGTCCTTGTTCTTTTACCGCAACTATACTTCGCTCTTGGGTCATGTCTCCGGCGCCCACCAGCCGTGGTTTACAGGACATTTCTGGTCACTGTCGGTAGAAGAACATTTCTATCTCCTTCTTCCTGCGGTCCTGGTTTTTTGGAAGGGAAGAACGAGAATCGCCATCCTGTCCGGACTTGCACTGGCAGTGATGGCCAATCGAGCTTACCAGCTCGGTCATCGGCCATGGGATTGGATCAGCTTCCATACCGATGTGCGGCTTGATGCGCTCTTGATACCAGCCGTCTTTGCGATACTTTTGCAGAACGAAAAGTATAAAGGTTGGATCGCGAAATTCACTCGACTCTGGCCGGTGCTGGCGGTTCTTGTCTGTTTCATCATCAACGGAGATCAGACGACCAAATTTTGGTATATGACTTCTCTAGTCTTTCTTTTTCCGTGTCTTGTGATCGGAAGCATGCTGCATCCGGCAACAATCTTCGGCCGCATACTTGAAAGCGCGCCGCTGCGCTATATCGGTAAGCTTTCATATAGTCTCTACCTTTGGCAGATGCTTTTCTATACGGGTCGCATGTATCAAGAAAAGCCACTCGGTGCTCTTGAGAGATGGCCTCTAAATCTTATTTGTACTGTGGCCTGTGCACTCGCCAGCTATTACCTCATCGAGCGCCCGGCGATCCGCCTTGGTCATCGCTTCACCCACGCGCCTGAAGTCAAAGGGTGA